gatgaaaaaatttatgttatgaaatgtgagggattatgaattgaattatataaaatttgatttgacaaatttgtccttaaaatatgatcacgtgcaaggcacgtggtgaatttcgacaaaaaactagtcgaaaacctaagtaaggaccaaatttgaccaatgtgaatttgtaagggacgtaaaattatatttttaaaagcgagggacgaaaaaagttattttgcaaaatgtaagGGATGTTTTAAACGATTTTCCCTTCTTATGTTGCCAATGTCATAATTTGAGCAATAATTCAATATGCTAAAGTTTTTTAAATTAAGCTTGTTAATTATTGGATCAAACTCAAATATACTTTTATCAATTCAAACTTGAGTAGCTTGAAATTTTTTACACAAATCTCAAATTAGCATAAGGTTGAGttgaatttaaaaatttatcacactcAAAATGTTATTCATTTCGGTTTGATTAGTTAGCGATCCTCTGAAATAAACTCTTATTGAACCGGATTCAATTTGAATATCAAATAAATTGATTTTCTCTTTCAACCCTAAGCTTAAATACGTATAGGCTTTAAATGGAAAGCATTAATAAGCTCCAATAATGACTTTCTTGGTCTTTATTAATTTCGTTCTTACAAGGAAATAAATCTAGGCCCATTAATTTCAAAATGCGACCATAAATGCATGCCATGCATGCAAACCCTCCGGAATTAGTCAACTTGAATGAAAAGCAGTATCATTTACATCTTAACTACATATTGGCAGATCTGGTAGTAATTTAACAACTATCAATTTAGCAAATCTTCGTCCAATTTTTCGACTATAAATAAGCGTCGAGGGATACGTTGGTTGTATCACTTACAAAATCACTCCTCCATCATGGAGAATACCCCTACAAACTCAGTTGCTCAAAACAACCCTTCTCAACCAAAAATTCCACCCAGGGATACTGAAAGTAGCCCTGTTGCTAGTGACCAGCAACCTCCAACTGGTGATCAGGTGGATTTGCCGGCTGATAACGCCCCAATCCAAGTCCCTGATCACTCCGCTGGAGCCCTCGACCAAGAGGGAAACTTCCCTTGCTATTTCTGTTTTAGTTCGTTTACAACACAAAGAGCCCTTCTCAAGCACTTAAGGATTAACCCACCTCCTCCAGTGTACTGTAGGGAAGAATTGATGCATCTCGGATTACTGCAGAATCCTGAGGCGGATGATGACGATGAGGAAGTTGCAGCAGACATTGGTGGTGGAGGGGAGCTGTCTGAGGAGGCTCCACCAGATCATGCAACAGCAGAAGCTGACCAAGGAGCTAGAGCTACAACTAGAGCTCCTCTTGGGATTGATTTCAATGTGAAACCCCTGCCGGAGCTGCCTGATTTGAACCTTTCTCCTCCACCAAATGATGGCAATGACTAGAAGATCAAAGTTCTTTGTTTTTCATGCTTTCTTTTGGTTTCGATCAGTTGTTctctgttgttgttgttgttgcggtgttgttattattttcttttcggTATTCCAATTAGAAAGACTCATGTTATCCAAAATGTATAACACATTTCTCTCAAAGTCTTAGTCTATAATGCAATTATTCTGGTTTCGAATGATTTGATCTCTTTTGCgtcaattattttttgttttgtttttccttttttttttttaatttttttggtgttttactTGATTACATGTTGtataaaatattttcaaatctCTATTAATGTTAATTTTGTAAAGCGAAGTAGTATCTTGGTGGATGGAAGGTAGTGTAATTCTATCCAGGATgggttccaaaaaaaaaaaagctattatCAATAAAGTCTTTGGAACTTTTTTTGCAGTGTAAAttgggtgcgtttgataaaactgaaatatgAAAACTGAAgtctaaaatctaaaatttgaaggttgaatccattaaattattgaattgttaaacattaaatttaatacatttgaatgtatatatatcacattcagtgataagtgaatagtttatcaattaattttgggagcaaattttatgtagaaaattcagtgccacttaattaatttgtatgtacaatttttggttatcaagcggtctaaatatattaagatctgaatctattaaatttaaatactaAATTGGATCATCAAATAAGACCTTATACTCCCTTCCTCGTACCACCCAATCCATCCCCCAAAATCCTTGGAAATTGAACAAGATTGAATATGTAAATTGCTCATAAATCATGTTCTTAgtgcattatttttttttttaacaaaccaTTTTTTTCAGAATGATATGGCACAATTTAATCAAATGGAATCACTGAAATCATGTATATGTTTTGCTCAATAATATTCTTTTGGACTCTAGGGCTCCTTGTGGCTACAAAATCCTAATACACTACCATTTGATTGAAGGTATTCAATGAGGTATTATATACTACCATACGTGCATGGCATTCAAATGCAACGTGTAGGTTAGTAGCCTGGACTGTTGGTGGGAAACTCTACTTAGAATATGCTCTAAACCTCTAAGGTACAAAATGGACAGCGCAAAATCAGTCTTTCACCTGTATGCACGTGCCCCAATTCCCTTCATTTCCCCCGTTAGACCATAATTCTTAAGCAATAAATTGCTGCAGAATAATACGAGACAAAATAGATAATGGACCGAATGTGCTGGCCGCTCTGAATTTGTTTTGCAAAACTTATCCATGTCAAGATTAATGGTATTCACATAATATATTTTGTGGACCTAACTTTCCggttatttttcctcaaaaattccAGCCTCAAAACTTCTTAAAGCTTTCCCTTGATTTTGGCTAACTTTCTGTAGCCTCAAATTTTGAAGTATTATCTGTAGTGTAGCCGTGGCGTCATTTTTACCGAAAATTTTGCCTATCTGAGTCCAGACAAGAGAATTATAATCTCCTACTCTAGTTGCACAAACACCCATTCCACTTTGGATTCATCGAGCCATGGATAACTCTTTCCATTTTTTTGTGTCAATTTGCTCAGAAAATTATTCTACGAGTACTAAATTgtgtattttctttttatttacggCTTTGATTATTATATGTTATGTCATTTTTTCTATTAACTAAAGGTAATGTTATCACTCTGAAATATGCGTTTTCAAAAGAGGTACTATTTTTTCTCTAgattttattgaaaatattGAGTGTTATAAAGTTTGAGAAACAACTTctaattaaaataatcaaaacatGCAAGAATAAGAAGCTCGAATGATACATATTCACTAATTTCCATCCAATTCCAATGGAAGAAATTCCGAAGATACATTTACTAAACTAATCAGTTTGGCATATCAGTTGCACTGACAATAACATTAacccaaacacctgaaaatccCCACCAATCTGCTATTCTTATAAGCCTAATCCTTGATCATGGCTTACTAAAATCAAAGGGTCCATCAGATCCAACGGTCTGTGGACTTTTCTAGGCGTAAGGGTTGTTCCAGAGAAACTTAACTACCATCGACGAAGAATATAAACAGGCCGTGTGCCATTCCCTCCTCGTAGTTCGTACTCAAACACTTAGAGCCCAAAATTCCTCTGTATCTTCTTTTCTTCAACTAAAAGGGTCATCAATGGATCCTTACAAGGTACAGAATTTCATTCAATAATGCTTCAAAAATGTTTCTTTTCAAGTTTTCTCAGTTGGGTCTTCAGTTTAAgtacaaaaaattttattgttttaagaaTTGCGAGGCTGGAAAACTAGAAATAGTGATTCGTTTCTTTAAATGTGTAGTATACTATTTCATATTGCCTTTAGTTTCCAATATTTTTGGTGAGTGGCTGTGGCATTTGGaagtttttgtgaaaattttctcAGTAGTGATTATGCTTTTCTTCATGATGTGGTGCAGTTTCGTCCATCAAGTGCATACAACTCTACATTCTTTACTACAAACTCCGGGGCTCCTGTTTGGAACAATAACTCATCTCTGACAGTTGGATCAAGGGGTATGTCTTATGCTTCATATGGTTTTGCATGGCCTTTGTGCTTGTGGACTTCATGTCATTCATTTTGCGGCTTTATGAAGAGTAATTCTTTCTGAACTTTAGTGTTCCaccaaaattggttaattaatgCAGCAAAGTTTTTCAGACTTttaagagaaaagaaatgatacATGGAATCATCCTCATAGCGTGCAGACTCCTCCGTCTATCATCCTGTAATGAAAGACCTGCAGAGCTAAAACaagcaaagaaaataaatgaggaAAGACCAAAATTCAATGTACTTTATGAGGCTGatatgagctgatttttcttaataaacATATCTATTATCAACTTAGAGTATGTAATCAACAAACCTTATTCTGCATTTATATAGCTATTTGAGTAGCTAAAGAATCTTAAGTGAGGTATATGTTTGTACTGTTTTATTTTGGAGGCTTCCAAGTTCCGCTTTTGGTCTTCAGCAAGATATATCTTGATCTGACTCTGTTGAAACATTTTTTCCATGAGAAGAGGGTTGCTTATATTGAACTGAGCTCATTTATGCATTGATGTTAATTCTTAATTCATGTGATATGCAGTCTATGTaacgtttcatttcaaattttgacATTGACGCCCCATATATTACTGTCTCATTTATGTTCATGCTTGAAGAAGTGCATAACTCATGAATATTAGATTTATTATaagaaataaaatgataaagttGATTAGCTCATCTAACTGCacttaattttgtttctttcacATACAACCAATGATTCGAAAACAAGTGATGCATTGAATTtatctcaaaatttttccagGTCCAGTTCTTCTGGAAGATTACCATTTGGTGGAGAAACTTGCCAATTTTGATAGGGAACGGATCCCAGAACGTGTTGTTCATGCCCGAGGGGCTAGTGCCAAAGGGTTCTTTGAGGTCACACATGATATATCTCAGCTCACTTGTGCTGATTTCCTTCGTACCCCTGGTGTCCAGACCCCTGTCATCGTGAGGTTTTCAACTGTTATACATGAAAGGGGCAGTCCTGAAACTTTAAGGGATCCTCGAGGTTTTGCAGTGAAGTTCTACACCAGAGAGGTGTGACATATAGTAAATTGCGAATGGCTTTTCTCTTATACAATCTTCATTTTTCTCCAACTTTTTGTCTTTTGTGGGTCAAATATAAAGGTCTCTACAAGGATACCAAATCAGTATTTTAGCTCGGAGGCATGAATGCCAGGAGCTTGCTGGTGTGAGACAGTAGCACACAATCACTAATCCTATTTTAAGTGGTTGTCAGCTTTGCTTGATTTTGTGTCAGAGACAGATTTCAGGCTGTTCTTTCGGTGTTTACTGATGCATGTGTAGCTCCAATTCTAAACATCTTTCTATTTTCTGATTAGATGCAAAGAAAGagattttccccctttttgattGACAAGCACGAACACGTACTGTACCTTTGGAGCTACAGTATTTCTTTGTGATAATATGATGTATTAACAGAATGACAACTGCTTCTTTCATCAGTATGCATGCAATAAATTATGTATTTAAGGAACTAGTTTTACTTTCCTTGGTAAGCATGCCTACGCGATACATACTAGTATATTATCTTCTTGCCTGGTAAACATGCATAACAGTATAGATTAACTCTATTCTCCTTAATTTGCATGTTTGTTAACAATGAACAGTTTTCATTGATGTTGACTTTAATAAGCCTCTACATGGTACTATGTCATTGTTATTCTGAGGAATGAATGCTTGGGTTACCAGAGTGTTAGCTTCTTAGTTTATGACTAGCACACTCCATTCAGACCTGTTTTTATATGCTTTAGTTTATCAGACTTGCTGCAGTGTATTAGCTGTCTTACTGATTCAGGCAGTATTGACATTTTGAATCATGCAGCAGATACACAGCTTGTGCTGTTTCTGTTTGCATGAACCTACGAGTTTCTGCATGCTTAGAATTTTGCTTCACGTTGTCTATAATCAAGAGGAATCTTTAAGCTGTTCATTTAATACTATCCATTCATGATGCTGTAGTCATTATGAAATAGATGTTTATGCACTTAATACATATGGACCCGTAATGTTTTTCTCATTAAGCATGTGTGTTTATACACACACCAGCTGGTATCTTTTCCCAGATAAGCATGTCAAAACATTTTTAGGCAATGTGTGGTTGCTCATCAATTGTTAATTCAACTGAAACCCTGTTATTCAACGAGTGTTCCATCATGATATTAAGCTTTTCCATTTGATCTCATTTGAGTTTTCCAACTTCTGAGTGTGATTCTTCTTAATCAGGGAAATTTTGATCTGGTGGGGAACAATTTTCCTGTCTTTTTCATCCGTGATGGCATGAAGTTTCCTGACATGGTCCATTCTCTGAAACCAAATCCCAAGTCCCATATTCAGGAAAACTGGAGGATCGTTGACTTCTTTTCCCATCATCCTGAGAGTTTGCACATGTTCACTTTCCTCTTTGATGATATAGGTGTACCACAGGATTACAGGCACATGGATGGATCTGGTGTTAACACATATACATTGATCAATAAGGCAGGGAAAGCACATTATGTGAAGTTTCACTGGAAGCCCACTTGTGGAGTAAAGAGTTTGCTGGAGGAAGAGGCTATTAAGGTTGGTGGAGCAAATCATAGCCATGCTACTCAAGACCTCTACGACTCCATAGCAGCTGGAAACTACCCTGAGTGGAAGCTTTTCATCCAGACAATTGATCCTGATTATGAAGACAAATATGACTTTGACCCACTTGATGTGACTAAGACTTGGCCTGAGGATATCTTGCCCTTGCAGCCAGTAGGCCGTCTAGTTTTGAACAGAAACATTGATAATTTCTTTAATGAGAATGAGCAGCTGGCTTTCTGCCCTGCTATTGTGGTGCCAGGAATACACTATTCTGATGATAAGTTACTCCAAACCCGTATCTTCTCCTATGCTGACACGCAGAGGCACCGTCTTGGACCCAATTATTTGCAGCTACCCGCCAACGCTCCCAAGTGTGCTCACCACAACAATCACCATGACGGTTTTATGAACTTCATGCACAGAGATGAGgaggttctctctctctctctctctctctctctctccccccacAACAGATTGCACATTTTGTCCTTGTGTCACATTGTTTTACTTGCACTAGGTAAACAATAAATGATTTATTATTTTAGCATATCAACATCAATCTTAGTAGCAGAATGTTCATTATAGTAGCACTCAAAAAGTTATCTGATATGTGCAATCTATATATGTTAATACTACCATTTTTACTCCCATCAGATCCTCATATTGCAAGTTAGTTAGTTTGTGTTAGGTGATCTGATGTGATATCAATTTACAGGTGGACTACTTCCCCTCGCGGTATGATCCTGTCAGGCATGCTGAGATGCACCCAATTCCTTCTGCAGTTCTCACTGGAAGACGTGAGAAGGTACATTCCTTTTGCTGGTGCTCCTTATAGATGAGAAACTGAACTGGAATATGGTTTATATTGCATTGTGCAATCTTCATCCTTTTCTAGAACTTGTTTCTCTGTAATTCATTTTTGGGCCTTTATGTGGTCTTGTAACACTTAGCTGcaatatttttatatgtttatgcCAAATAAAGTcgttgcatttttcttcttcataggATTTTTAAAACCTGCTCGTTACAATTCATTCCTGAGAGTGAAATGGGGTGATTAAATTTAAGCATCTACTCTGTTGTCTAAATGCTTATTGCTCTTATCTCAGACTATaattccaaaagaaaacaatttcaAACAACCTGGTGAGCGCTACCGTTCATTTGCACCAGACAGGTTTGTTCTTTATTCATGTCCATTAGGTGTGTTATCAAGTGATCTCTCGTTTTCTGCCTGATACAATCTAATTGTCTTTGCAGACAAGAACGCTTTATCTGCCGC
The genomic region above belongs to Coffea arabica cultivar ET-39 chromosome 7c, Coffea Arabica ET-39 HiFi, whole genome shotgun sequence and contains:
- the LOC113698290 gene encoding catalase isozyme 1, whose product is MDPYKFRPSSAYNSTFFTTNSGAPVWNNNSSLTVGSRGPVLLEDYHLVEKLANFDRERIPERVVHARGASAKGFFEVTHDISQLTCADFLRTPGVQTPVIVRFSTVIHERGSPETLRDPRGFAVKFYTREGNFDLVGNNFPVFFIRDGMKFPDMVHSLKPNPKSHIQENWRIVDFFSHHPESLHMFTFLFDDIGVPQDYRHMDGSGVNTYTLINKAGKAHYVKFHWKPTCGVKSLLEEEAIKVGGANHSHATQDLYDSIAAGNYPEWKLFIQTIDPDYEDKYDFDPLDVTKTWPEDILPLQPVGRLVLNRNIDNFFNENEQLAFCPAIVVPGIHYSDDKLLQTRIFSYADTQRHRLGPNYLQLPANAPKCAHHNNHHDGFMNFMHRDEEVDYFPSRYDPVRHAEMHPIPSAVLTGRREKTIIPKENNFKQPGERYRSFAPDRQERFICRWVDALSDPRVTYEIRSIWISYWSQADKSLGQKLASRLNIRPSI